In a single window of the Acidobacteriota bacterium genome:
- the bshB1 gene encoding bacillithiol biosynthesis deacetylase BshB1, with the protein MTEVDVLAVFAHPDDLELSVGGTMLKLKALGYRTGALDVTRGEMGTRGTVEGRAEEAKKAAEILKLDIRENLGLRDGHVFIDEASRIAMTRAFRRHKPRVVITHQIGDSHPDHNNIAQLVRECSRLCAMSNFDAETGGERIKPPIVAHNIFSRSVHPSFIVDISEHLDGKIAAIRAHASQFFDPNSNEPETMLTGETYIDEIEYRSRYYGSLIGTAAGEPFFVREALNIEDPFALLTRSMNLYS; encoded by the coding sequence ATGACAGAGGTTGATGTCCTCGCCGTTTTCGCACATCCTGACGACCTCGAATTGTCCGTCGGCGGCACGATGCTCAAGCTGAAAGCCCTCGGGTATCGCACAGGTGCTCTCGACGTGACCCGCGGAGAAATGGGCACACGCGGCACCGTCGAAGGCCGTGCAGAGGAAGCGAAAAAGGCCGCCGAAATATTAAAACTGGATATTCGAGAAAATCTTGGGCTTCGCGACGGCCACGTTTTCATCGATGAAGCAAGCCGTATCGCGATGACGCGAGCATTCCGCCGCCACAAACCGCGGGTCGTCATAACGCATCAGATCGGCGATTCGCACCCTGACCACAACAACATCGCTCAGCTTGTGCGTGAATGTTCGCGGCTGTGTGCGATGAGCAATTTCGACGCCGAAACCGGCGGCGAGCGCATAAAACCGCCGATCGTCGCACACAATATTTTTTCGCGCAGCGTGCATCCGTCGTTCATCGTTGACATCTCGGAGCACCTTGACGGCAAGATCGCCGCCATCCGCGCTCATGCGTCGCAGTTCTTTGACCCCAATTCCAACGAGCCTGAGACGATGCTGACCGGGGAGACCTATATTGACGAGATCGAATATCGTTCGCGATACTATGGATCGCTGATCGGTACCGCGGCCGGTGAGCCATTCTTTGTACGCGAAGCCCTGAATATCGAAGACCCATTTGCGTTGCTTACCCGTTCGATGAATTTATATTCCTAA
- a CDS encoding class I SAM-dependent methyltransferase, which translates to MTDAAFERMDSMYRYQRYFYDATRRFYLLGRDTLLDRMFVRPGDNVLEIGCGTGRNLRILASRHPQATLYGIDASSEMLLTASAKIEKDGVTNIRLETALAESFDRSELFALDERFDSAFFSYSISMIPPWRHALEHAAEQIKPGGSLYIVDFYDQERLPRWFQTMIKGWLRHFHVQFWSDLLPFLDEFAKSKGAALTIEPLYRRYSFFAELRFPQSEQS; encoded by the coding sequence ATGACCGACGCCGCATTCGAGAGAATGGATTCGATGTACCGCTATCAGCGGTATTTCTACGACGCGACCCGAAGATTTTACCTGCTCGGCCGAGACACCCTGCTCGATCGAATGTTCGTGCGGCCCGGCGACAATGTTCTGGAGATCGGATGCGGAACCGGACGAAATTTGAGAATACTCGCAAGCAGGCACCCGCAGGCGACGCTCTACGGCATCGACGCCTCATCGGAAATGCTGCTTACGGCCTCTGCCAAAATTGAGAAGGATGGCGTCACGAACATTCGCCTCGAAACCGCACTTGCCGAATCATTCGACCGTAGCGAACTTTTCGCGCTCGATGAGCGTTTTGACTCGGCATTTTTTAGCTATTCAATCTCAATGATCCCGCCGTGGCGGCATGCTCTGGAGCACGCAGCCGAACAGATAAAGCCCGGCGGTTCGCTTTATATTGTCGATTTCTATGATCAGGAAAGACTGCCTCGGTGGTTTCAAACGATGATAAAAGGCTGGCTGCGACATTTTCATGTCCAGTTCTGGTCGGACCTGCTACCGTTTCTCGATGAATTTGCAAAGTCGAAAGGTGCCGCGTTGACGATCGAGCCGCTCTACCGCCGATATTCCTTTTTCGCCGAACTGCGTTTTCCACAGAGCGAACAATCTTAA
- a CDS encoding J domain-containing protein: MATVAPEEIELQKKQRVLERLKDRLADREEAMTDLRGEMEQFEAKYTMEVARLYAEFDEIEAQIAEEEFKLVPDDEEIKKRAEELRRRAEESAARAAEDAEKANFRHDPTPEAKKAYHELARAIHPDLALDNEEKERRHVMMAELNDAYSRGDQQKLNKLVADMRQSPEMVRGDSVGDELIRVIRTIYQVNQRLRELAAEEAEVMASELYGLKQNVDREMAEGRDILSQMANRTQVHIKKSERRLANLRQVNEAQEEYVRERFGMDVEDFRQKKQ; the protein is encoded by the coding sequence ATGGCGACCGTCGCTCCCGAAGAGATCGAACTGCAGAAAAAACAGCGTGTGCTTGAGCGGCTGAAGGACCGCCTTGCCGACCGCGAGGAGGCGATGACGGATCTGCGCGGTGAGATGGAGCAGTTCGAGGCGAAATACACGATGGAGGTCGCACGGCTATATGCCGAGTTTGACGAGATCGAAGCACAGATCGCCGAAGAGGAATTCAAACTCGTTCCTGACGACGAAGAAATAAAGAAGCGTGCGGAAGAGCTTCGCCGTCGTGCCGAAGAATCGGCCGCCCGTGCAGCCGAGGACGCCGAAAAGGCGAATTTTCGCCACGACCCGACGCCCGAGGCCAAGAAGGCTTATCACGAGCTCGCACGCGCAATTCACCCTGACCTCGCTCTCGACAATGAAGAGAAAGAGCGGCGGCACGTAATGATGGCGGAGCTGAACGACGCCTATTCACGCGGCGACCAGCAAAAGCTGAACAAGCTCGTCGCGGATATGCGTCAAAGCCCTGAAATGGTGCGCGGCGATTCGGTCGGCGATGAGCTGATACGTGTAATAAGAACGATCTATCAGGTGAATCAGCGGCTGCGCGAACTCGCCGCGGAAGAGGCAGAGGTCATGGCGTCGGAGCTTTACGGGCTGAAACAGAACGTCGATCGCGAAATGGCCGAAGGCCGCGACATCCTGTCGCAGATGGCAAATCGTACTCAGGTCCACATCAAAAAATCCGAGCGGCGGCTCGCAAACCTTAGACAGGTGAACGAAGCTCAAGAGGAATACGTGCGGGAACGCTTCGGTATGGACGTCGAAGATTTCCGGCAAAAGAAGCAGTAA
- a CDS encoding ribonuclease Z, translated as MKLTVLGSGTSIPHPKRASSGYFVEANGGTILLDCSGSIATRMAAAGLKWPELDAIWISHFHLDHVGGLPSLLAGTKHAAEMRGRTKPLQIVGPVGLKGLIERFDAVRDYKLLEQPFPVEIAEFEPQEPIEIAGMNAVTLKTPHTPESLAIHLRDSDENTLVYSADTGFTLELAVFARLCDLFILECSFPADKPAEKHLDLAEAMYIIRKAKPKRAMLTHFYPEWDRVNFLEEVAKYDPPCEVIEAMDGLVV; from the coding sequence ATGAAGCTGACGGTTCTAGGCTCGGGCACGTCCATTCCGCATCCCAAACGTGCGAGTTCAGGCTATTTTGTCGAAGCGAACGGCGGGACAATTCTGCTTGATTGTTCAGGGTCGATCGCGACGCGAATGGCCGCCGCCGGACTGAAATGGCCCGAGCTTGACGCGATCTGGATCTCGCATTTTCACCTGGACCACGTCGGCGGTTTGCCTTCTTTGCTTGCCGGAACGAAACACGCCGCCGAGATGCGCGGCCGTACAAAACCGCTGCAGATCGTCGGGCCTGTCGGGCTGAAAGGGCTGATCGAACGCTTTGATGCCGTGCGTGATTACAAGCTGCTCGAACAGCCGTTTCCTGTGGAGATCGCCGAGTTCGAGCCGCAGGAGCCTATTGAGATCGCGGGAATGAATGCCGTTACGCTGAAGACGCCGCACACGCCCGAAAGCCTCGCAATTCACCTGCGCGACTCCGACGAAAACACGCTCGTTTATTCCGCCGATACGGGATTCACGCTCGAACTAGCCGTCTTTGCACGGCTATGCGATCTGTTCATTTTGGAATGCTCGTTTCCCGCCGACAAACCCGCCGAAAAGCATCTCGACCTCGCCGAGGCCATGTACATCATCCGAAAAGCCAAGCCCAAAAGGGCGATGCTGACGCATTTTTATCCCGAATGGGACAGGGTCAACTTTCTGGAGGAGGTCGCGAAATACGACCCGCCGTGCGAGGTCATCGAGGCAATGGACGGCCTGGTTGTCTAA
- a CDS encoding BtaA family protein — MISETRQNTSVMDAVSIDTVVSRAGILQRLFALWFDAFVYNQIWEDPRVDIEAMQLDNDSRILCISSGGCNALNYSIAQPAAVTVVDVNRHHINLLKLKVAAARHLPTYEHFFRFFGLGSHRQNTAAYYKYIAPELDDETRDFWEENGLIGGILYGDRINIFEKGGLYEHSRNGYFLRFFHRLAKVIGCRPDAVLDARSPEEQEELFEKNIAPFFDSTVIKFVGKLPVTMFGLGIPPQQYEELKKDLADGGSIIDIYRERAKRLACGFPIDDNYFAWQALGRRYDTEKRVCLPDYLREENFASLKANAAKIRASVCSVTNAIRSQPADTFNRFVLLDAQDWMDDRAQSELWSAIAKFGERGSRIIFRTAGSGSPIEDRLPVELRSQFEYHRDESLSFAKSDRASIYGGFHLYTLK, encoded by the coding sequence ATGATCTCTGAAACAAGACAAAACACCAGCGTAATGGATGCGGTCTCGATCGACACGGTGGTGTCGAGGGCGGGAATACTGCAGCGGCTATTCGCGTTGTGGTTCGACGCGTTCGTTTACAATCAGATCTGGGAAGATCCGCGTGTCGATATCGAAGCGATGCAGCTAGACAATGATTCCCGCATCTTGTGTATATCGTCGGGCGGCTGCAACGCCCTGAACTATTCGATCGCTCAGCCGGCCGCGGTCACGGTGGTCGATGTGAACCGACATCACATAAATCTGCTCAAGCTAAAGGTCGCCGCCGCACGCCATTTGCCGACATACGAACATTTTTTCCGGTTCTTCGGGCTCGGAAGCCACCGGCAAAATACGGCCGCGTATTACAAATACATCGCACCGGAACTCGACGACGAGACCCGCGACTTTTGGGAAGAGAACGGCCTGATCGGCGGTATTCTATACGGCGACCGTATCAATATCTTCGAAAAAGGCGGACTGTACGAACATTCGCGCAACGGTTATTTTCTGCGGTTCTTTCATCGACTCGCGAAAGTGATCGGCTGTCGCCCGGATGCCGTGCTCGATGCACGATCGCCGGAGGAACAGGAAGAGCTTTTCGAAAAGAACATCGCGCCCTTCTTTGATTCGACGGTGATCAAATTTGTCGGAAAACTGCCGGTGACCATGTTTGGCCTTGGAATTCCACCTCAGCAATACGAGGAGCTGAAAAAAGACCTCGCAGATGGTGGCTCAATAATTGATATTTATCGCGAACGGGCAAAACGCCTTGCATGCGGTTTTCCTATCGACGACAACTATTTCGCATGGCAAGCACTGGGACGGCGCTACGACACGGAAAAAAGGGTCTGCTTGCCGGATTATCTACGAGAAGAAAATTTCGCTTCACTCAAGGCAAATGCGGCAAAGATACGAGCTTCGGTTTGCTCTGTGACCAACGCCATTCGATCACAGCCCGCCGATACTTTTAACCGTTTCGTCTTATTGGACGCGCAGGATTGGATGGACGATCGTGCCCAGTCGGAACTGTGGTCGGCGATCGCGAAGTTTGGCGAGAGAGGTTCCCGCATAATTTTCCGCACTGCGGGCAGCGGTTCGCCGATCGAAGATCGTCTGCCTGTCGAACTTCGTTCACAATTTGAATATCACCGTGACGAATCACTATCTTTCGCAAAGAGCGACCGTGCCTCCATTTACGGCGGATTTCACCTCTACACGCTGAAATGA